One window of the candidate division WOR-3 bacterium genome contains the following:
- a CDS encoding 2-oxoisovalerate dehydrogenase yields the protein MDKEIIFLIEESKEGCYEARALGYSIFTEADSLDELKTSIIDAVKCHFDEKDLPRINR from the coding sequence ATGGATAAAGAGATAATATTTTTAATTGAAGAGTCAAAAGAAGGTTGTTATGAAGCACGGGCTTTAGGTTACTCTATTTTTACTGAGGCAGATTCTTTGGATGAATTGAAGACATCGATAATTGATGCAGTTAAATGTCATTTTGATGAAAAAGATTTACCGCGTATTAATCGATAA
- the mnmG gene encoding tRNA uridine-5-carboxymethylaminomethyl(34) synthesis enzyme MnmG, whose amino-acid sequence MRNNIITPNSGKYDVIVVGGGHAGIEAALASSRIGSLTLLITMNIDTIGLMSCNPAIGGIGKGQLVKELDALGGEMGKNTDRSAIQYRQLNTKKGQAVHSSRAQTDRQLYKTYMREVLEQQQNLLLHTGTVCKILVKGNIAIGVETTIGEKFYAKAIVLAPGTFLSGLIHIGLVNFPSGRLGEYPANELSQNLKELGFAMGRFKTGTPARLDGRTIDFAKLEPQYGDEPPIPFSFWTKKKVKNYRPCYITYTNPKTHQIIKSGLNRSPLYTGIIKGTGVRYCPSIEDKIVKFPERDRHQIFIEPEGLNTIEYYPNGISTSLPLDIQIKMLRSIKGLEEVEILRPGYAIEHDYSDPTQLKPTLETRLYENLFFAGQINGTTGYEEAGAQGLIAGINAALKAQEKPEFILTRADAYIGVMIDDLITKGTNEPYRMFTSRVEYRLLLREDNADLRLTPKGYQLGLIPYKYYKKVLQKQKKINETLDWLKRTRISPSDKINRKLKQFNTAPLRYSVTLEELLRRPEISYSHLAEIISPANIPLLKDTSLIWNIEIEVKYKGYIERTLNDIEKFNELENIKIPSSLDFRTVHGLSNEIKEKLTKFKPDNLGQAQRIPGVTPSAIFALMVHLKKDQKSNIKNEK is encoded by the coding sequence ATGCGGAATAATATCATTACACCAAATAGTGGAAAATATGATGTGATTGTTGTTGGCGGTGGTCATGCGGGTATTGAAGCCGCTTTAGCCTCATCACGAATCGGTTCTTTAACTTTGCTCATTACAATGAATATTGATACAATTGGACTGATGTCATGCAATCCCGCAATCGGTGGCATTGGTAAAGGCCAATTAGTAAAAGAACTTGATGCCCTTGGTGGCGAGATGGGAAAAAATACTGACCGCAGTGCAATTCAATATCGACAACTTAATACTAAAAAAGGTCAGGCAGTGCATTCGTCCCGAGCTCAAACTGACCGACAACTTTATAAGACTTATATGCGTGAAGTGTTAGAACAACAACAAAATCTATTGCTTCATACTGGCACGGTGTGCAAAATTTTAGTAAAAGGCAATATCGCAATTGGCGTGGAAACGACAATTGGTGAAAAGTTTTATGCCAAAGCTATTGTGCTTGCCCCAGGCACTTTTTTATCAGGTCTCATCCATATTGGCTTAGTCAATTTTCCTTCAGGCAGATTAGGCGAATATCCGGCAAACGAATTGAGTCAAAACTTAAAAGAACTCGGTTTTGCAATGGGCCGATTCAAAACCGGGACTCCGGCTCGACTTGATGGCAGAACAATTGATTTTGCTAAATTAGAACCACAATATGGCGATGAACCACCAATTCCTTTCTCATTCTGGACCAAGAAGAAAGTCAAAAATTATCGTCCTTGTTATATCACTTATACTAATCCCAAAACCCATCAAATTATAAAATCTGGCCTTAATCGCTCGCCATTATATACTGGAATTATCAAAGGAACTGGTGTCAGATATTGTCCATCAATTGAAGATAAGATTGTAAAGTTTCCTGAACGAGACCGACATCAAATTTTTATTGAACCCGAAGGATTAAATACAATTGAATATTATCCTAATGGTATTTCGACTAGCCTACCTTTAGATATTCAGATTAAGATGTTACGAAGTATTAAAGGATTGGAAGAGGTTGAAATTTTAAGACCAGGATATGCCATTGAACACGATTATTCTGACCCAACACAATTAAAGCCAACTTTAGAAACAAGACTATATGAGAACTTATTTTTTGCTGGTCAGATTAATGGCACAACTGGTTATGAAGAAGCTGGTGCTCAAGGCTTGATTGCCGGTATTAATGCGGCATTAAAAGCCCAAGAAAAACCCGAATTTATTTTGACCCGGGCTGATGCTTATATTGGTGTAATGATTGATGATTTAATTACTAAAGGCACGAATGAACCTTATCGAATGTTTACTTCCCGAGTTGAATATCGACTACTTTTACGCGAAGATAATGCCGATTTAAGATTAACACCCAAAGGTTATCAACTTGGTTTGATTCCTTATAAATACTATAAAAAAGTTTTACAAAAACAGAAAAAGATTAACGAAACCTTAGATTGGTTGAAGCGAACCCGTATCTCACCATCTGATAAAATTAATAGGAAACTTAAACAATTTAATACTGCTCCCCTGAGGTATTCGGTTACTTTAGAAGAATTATTAAGAAGACCTGAAATAAGTTATTCGCATCTTGCAGAAATCATTTCCCCAGCAAATATTCCCTTATTAAAAGACACCTCTTTAATTTGGAACATTGAAATTGAAGTGAAATATAAAGGATATATTGAGAGAACCTTAAATGACATTGAAAAATTTAACGAATTGGAGAATATCAAAATTCCGAGCAGTCTCGATTTTCGAACTGTCCATGGTTTATCTAATGAAATAAAAGAAAAACTAACTAAATTTAAGCCGGATAATCTTGGCCAAGCGCAAAGAATTCCTGGCGTGACCCCCTCAGCAATATTTGCTTTAATGGTCCACTTAAAGAAAGACCAAAAATCAAATATCAAAAATGAAAAATAA
- a CDS encoding HEAT repeat domain-containing protein: MSKSQFLLWISFFIFSFSWAIEPSLGKIEREKINECLQIQSITEKELGFEKKWAWDSIYRLKIVTQLLDQPLQTPDYLDKSINEIDNFKDKIVNQLSFLSNQIDLEITHQDLKKLDKEIELHIKTGIHIKPGLHIKTSRNLISKVNTILASYECADKYLRQSIRNLSRSEIDKLLMMTPVLWSDEEDTLSGLKGALHREFGIEIDTSKKIEIDTILELFTKIDRKALALSGLAVAMGIENVMPDLGKIFFDSLPKFNVDGIIGSVYFYQETKWGKIVIGSEEDNVYYGNDTFGNDKYRARTYKNYALIIDIGGDDKYQARIGSAIGILSNPFSVVIDLEGNDLYDTPEKLFNFGAALIGCGILIDKKGNDTYRSFHNSLGAGLLGTGVLLDYEGDDIYSAGCFSEGAGNLGVGMLTDIKGNDKYYGYENCQAFSSTWGYGLLTDFDGNDLYYAGGKYLHKPLLPNDYRTLSQGFSIGFRPTASGGIALLYDKSGQDYYNGSVYAQGTSYWYSLGMLYDKEGNDFYNATQYSQGAGIHLSIGILVDRSGNDHYFSRFGPAQGEGHDFSVGILIDKKGNDYYVTSGGQGIGLTNSLGLFIDNEGDDIYTTKEKYFGQGMANWSRGFGGIGVFLDLQGDDKYPRESFAENNTNWTQSVYGFGIDIKGKPRDLEAEIQEEPDTIKLITGPIEDVFKEASLWEVGSAKKRVRAGRKELLKRGEQAINYIFDKKIATKDGLELRAIEELTKSIQDTSYPDTLIKNKLKKLLYQSLYHKDRWARSNSAYLLGKIKAIDAIDSLILAYHQKRIRARAMIGAFEDIGDSSIVPIIIPYLKDKEEPTRIASARALAKLKDPRAIPALYNALNDRFFTVRMSAESALVSIGDSSLKFLLTKTNDPKILGVIGVLGAKLDTIEKKNDRAQIINIIKPYLEHSNPSVRLKAVEVLSQFKEAKLILQEKMAIETNEFVIKKYQEILK, from the coding sequence ATGAGTAAATCACAATTCCTTCTTTGGATTAGTTTTTTTATTTTTAGTTTTTCTTGGGCAATTGAACCTTCGCTTGGCAAAATTGAACGAGAAAAGATTAATGAATGTCTTCAGATTCAAAGTATAACTGAAAAAGAGCTTGGTTTTGAAAAAAAGTGGGCTTGGGATAGTATTTATCGTCTGAAAATCGTCACCCAACTTTTAGACCAACCCTTACAAACACCAGATTATCTTGATAAAAGCATAAACGAGATTGATAATTTTAAGGATAAAATAGTCAACCAACTGAGTTTCTTATCAAATCAAATCGACTTAGAAATTACTCATCAAGACCTTAAAAAATTAGACAAAGAGATTGAGCTTCATATAAAAACCGGGATTCATATAAAACCTGGGCTTCATATAAAAACATCGAGAAATCTTATTTCAAAAGTAAACACTATTTTAGCCAGTTATGAGTGCGCTGATAAGTATTTAAGACAATCCATTAGAAATTTATCTCGTTCTGAAATTGATAAACTTTTAATGATGACACCTGTTTTGTGGAGTGATGAAGAAGATACTTTAAGTGGTCTGAAAGGTGCTTTACATCGAGAATTCGGTATTGAGATTGATACGAGTAAAAAGATTGAAATCGACACGATTTTAGAACTATTTACCAAGATTGACCGAAAAGCATTGGCACTTAGTGGATTAGCAGTTGCTATGGGAATTGAAAATGTTATGCCGGATTTAGGGAAGATATTTTTTGATTCTCTGCCAAAATTTAATGTTGACGGTATTATTGGCTCAGTCTATTTTTATCAAGAGACTAAATGGGGCAAAATTGTCATTGGTAGTGAAGAAGATAACGTCTATTATGGAAATGATACTTTTGGTAATGATAAATATCGCGCACGAACTTACAAAAATTATGCTTTAATTATTGATATTGGAGGTGACGACAAATATCAAGCACGAATTGGCAGTGCTATCGGCATTTTATCTAATCCTTTCTCAGTTGTTATCGATTTAGAAGGGAATGATTTATATGACACTCCTGAAAAATTATTCAACTTTGGTGCTGCACTAATAGGTTGTGGCATCTTAATTGATAAAAAAGGAAATGATACTTACCGAAGTTTTCATAATTCATTAGGTGCAGGACTATTAGGCACAGGTGTTTTATTAGATTATGAAGGCGATGACATTTATTCTGCCGGATGTTTTAGTGAAGGAGCCGGTAATCTCGGTGTCGGTATGCTTACTGATATTAAAGGTAATGATAAATATTATGGCTATGAGAATTGTCAAGCGTTCAGTTCTACCTGGGGATATGGACTACTTACCGATTTTGACGGCAATGACTTATATTATGCGGGTGGCAAATATCTTCACAAACCACTATTGCCCAATGATTATCGGACCTTGAGTCAAGGTTTCTCTATAGGTTTTCGTCCAACTGCCAGTGGTGGTATTGCTTTGCTTTATGATAAATCTGGTCAAGATTATTATAATGGCAGTGTTTACGCGCAAGGCACAAGTTATTGGTATTCACTGGGAATGTTATACGATAAGGAAGGGAATGATTTTTATAATGCCACACAATACTCTCAAGGTGCCGGAATTCACCTATCAATTGGAATATTAGTTGACCGTTCAGGCAATGACCATTATTTTTCCCGATTTGGACCAGCACAAGGTGAAGGCCATGATTTTTCAGTCGGCATTCTCATTGATAAAAAAGGTAATGATTACTATGTCACAAGTGGTGGACAAGGCATTGGTTTGACGAACTCATTGGGATTGTTTATTGATAATGAAGGCGATGATATTTACACAACAAAAGAAAAATATTTTGGTCAAGGAATGGCAAACTGGTCTCGTGGATTTGGTGGCATCGGCGTCTTTTTAGATTTGCAGGGCGATGATAAATATCCGCGCGAATCTTTCGCTGAGAATAATACAAACTGGACGCAATCAGTTTACGGTTTTGGTATTGACATTAAAGGCAAACCACGAGATCTTGAAGCCGAAATTCAAGAAGAACCAGATACAATAAAATTAATCACTGGACCAATTGAAGATGTGTTCAAAGAGGCATCTTTATGGGAAGTTGGCAGTGCAAAAAAAAGAGTCAGAGCCGGAAGAAAAGAATTACTAAAACGCGGGGAACAAGCAATTAATTATATTTTTGACAAGAAAATTGCTACTAAAGATGGATTAGAGTTAAGAGCAATTGAAGAATTGACAAAATCAATCCAGGATACGAGTTATCCTGATACCTTAATTAAAAATAAATTAAAAAAATTACTCTACCAGTCACTGTATCATAAAGACCGATGGGCACGGAGTAATTCGGCTTATTTACTGGGTAAAATCAAAGCGATAGATGCGATTGACTCTTTAATCTTAGCATACCATCAGAAACGAATTCGAGCACGAGCAATGATTGGAGCATTTGAAGATATTGGCGACTCATCAATTGTACCAATAATAATTCCTTATCTTAAAGATAAAGAAGAACCAACACGAATTGCCTCAGCCAGAGCCTTAGCAAAACTTAAAGACCCAAGAGCAATTCCTGCTCTTTATAATGCGTTAAATGATAGGTTTTTTACTGTGCGGATGTCCGCAGAATCTGCCTTAGTTTCAATCGGTGATTCATCCTTAAAATTTTTATTAACAAAAACTAATGACCCGAAAATTTTGGGAGTAATCGGAGTATTAGGTGCTAAATTAGATACAATTGAAAAGAAAAATGACCGAGCACAAATCATTAATATCATCAAACCCTATTTAGAACATTCCAATCCAAGTGTGCGCTTAAAAGCAGTAGAAGTCTTATCTCAATTCAAAGAAGCAAAATTAATATTACAAGAAAAGATGGCAATAGAAACAAATGAGTTTGTTATAAAAAAGTATCAAGAAATATTGAAATAG